In Emys orbicularis isolate rEmyOrb1 chromosome 12, rEmyOrb1.hap1, whole genome shotgun sequence, one genomic interval encodes:
- the LOC135887127 gene encoding duodenase-1-like, with protein sequence EVVSAHQVTPHSRPYMAYLDIQCRGKTYICGGFLVAENFVLMGAHCNGHEISVMLGAHNIREREQSQQKISMCHRIPHPQCNKETTNNDIMLLQLAKRAKLNRRVDTIALPRTSKKVKPGAMCSITGWGSTSKESNSTPATLQEVDVVVMQDAACPRNPNRPYRYYNASSMMCVCVWGGGDPKKGKDSWEGDSGGSLMCGKTAQGIVSWRPPTPPGVYRRVSTFIPWIRATMRRLQP encoded by the exons ccccactccagacccTACATGGCCTATCTGGATATACAATGCAGAGGGAAAACCTATATCTGTGGAGGGTTCCTGGTGGCGGAGAACTTTGTGCTGATGGGTGCTCACTGCAATGGACA TGAGATCTCTGTCATGCTGGGAGCCCATAACATTAGAGAACGGGAACAGAGCCAACAGAAAATCTCCATGTGCCACCGGATCCCCCACCCGCAGTGCAACAAAGAGACAACAAACAATGACATCATGCTGCTGCAG CTGGCGAAAAGGGCGAAGCTGAACAGACGGGTGGATACCATCGCCCTGCCCCGCACCAGCAAAAAAGTAAAGCCAGGGGCCATGTGCAGCATCACTGGCTGGGGCAGCACTAGCAAAGAGAGCAACTCGACCCCAGCCACGCTCCAGGAGGTGGACGTGGTGGTGATGCAGGATGCTGCATGTCCGAGGAATCCTAACAGGCCATATCGTTACTATAACGCCTCCagcatgatgtgtgtgtgtgtgtggggggggggggatccaaaGAAGGGAAAAGACTCTTGGGAG GGCGATTCTGGGGGCTCCCTGATGTGtgggaaaacagcccagggcATCGTCTCCTGGCGgccacccacccctcccggggTGTACAGAAGAGTCTCCACCTTCATCCCCTGGATACGGGCAACGATGAGGAGGCTGCAGCCCTGA